A genomic segment from Malaclemys terrapin pileata isolate rMalTer1 chromosome 1, rMalTer1.hap1, whole genome shotgun sequence encodes:
- the LOC128846205 gene encoding olfactory receptor 52E2-like, with protein sequence MASFNLTTSDPSTFILMGIPGLEAAHVLIAIPFSVFYIIGLLGNLTVLFVVGKEQTLHKPMFLLLCMLAFIEIATSTTIVPKALFIFWFNWKGITVGGCFTQMFFLHAVGVMHSAVLVTMAFDHYVAICNPLRYDTILTNARIAKLGLVGMIRAVLFVLPPLLLLSRQPFCANRIIPHTYCEHLAVAKMLCADITIHMTYNLVIVFVVIGSDLTLIALSYGLIVRAVLRISSKKAHQKALNTCTAHICVILTSYSPSVFSSLTQQFGQGIAPHVDIILANINFLIPPMLNPVIYGVKTKELCDKVVKYICRI encoded by the coding sequence ATGGCATCTTTCAACCTCACCACCTCTGACCCTTCAACATTCATCCTAATGGGCATCCCTGGCCTGGAAGCGGCCCATGTCCTGATTGCCATCCCTTTTTCTGTGTTCTACATTATTGGCCTGTTGGGAAATCTCACTGTTCTGTTTGTTGTAGGCAAAGAGCAGACCCTGCACAAGCCGATGTTcctgctgctctgcatgctggcatTCATAGAAATCGCCACATCTACCACCATCGTGCCGAAGGCTTTGTTTATATTTTGGTTCAATTGGAAAGGCATTACTGTGGGTGGCTGCTtcacccagatgttcttcctTCACGCGGTTGGTGTTATGCACTCAGCTGTCCTTGTGACAATGGCCTTCGATCACTATGTTGCCATATGTAACCCTCTGAGATATGACACCATCCTCACCAATGCACGAATAGCTAAGCTAGGGCTAGTGGGTATGATAAGAGCTGTTCTCTTTGTTCTGCCTCCGCTCCTGCTCCTCAGCAGGCAGCCATTCTGTGCCAACCGCATTATCCCTCATACGTACTGCGAGCATTTAGCTGTGGCGAAGATGTTGTGTGCAGACATCACAATCCACATGACGTACAACTTGGTGATAGTGTTTGTAGTCATTGGGTCAGACCTGACACTCATTGCCCTGTCCTACGGTCTGATTGTCAGGGCCGTCCTCAGAATCTCCTCCAAGAAAGCCCACCAGAAGGCCCTCaacacctgcacagcccacatctgtGTGATACTGACCTCTTATTCTCCCTCCGTCTTCTCCTCTCTAACACAGCAGTTTGGTCAGGGCATCGCTCCCCATGTTGACATTATCTTGGCAAACATCAATTTCCTCATCCCCCCCATGCTCAACCCTGTCATTTATggggtcaaaaccaaagagcttTGTGACAAAGTGGTCAAATACATCTGCAGAATATGA
- the LOC128833011 gene encoding olfactory receptor 52P1-like, whose amino-acid sequence MASFNLTPSDPSTFILMGIPGLEAAHVLISIPFSMFYIIGLLGNFMVLFVVGKEQTLHKPMYLLLCMLALTDISISTSVVPKALCIFWFNLKSITVGGCLTQMFFLHAVSVMHSAILVTMAFDRYVAICDPLRYTIILTNARIAKLGLVGLIRAVLFILPGPLLLSRQPFCANRIIPHMYCEHIAVAKMSCGDTTVNRMYGLVIVSVVIGLDLTLIALSYGLIIRAVFRISSKKAHQKALNTCTAHMCVILTSYTPSLFSNLTHRFGLGIAPHIHIILANLFFLVPPMLNPIIYGVKTKELREKVVKYIYRI is encoded by the coding sequence ATGGCATCTTTCAACCTCACCCCCTCTGACCCTTCAACATTCATCCTAATGGGCATCCCTGGCCTGGAAGCTGCCCATGTCCtgatttccatccctttctccatGTTCTACATTATTGGCCTGTTGGGAAATTTCATGGTTTTGTTTGTTGTAGGCAAAGAGCAGACCCTGCACAAGCCAATGTacctgctgctctgcatgctggcgcTCACAGACATCAGCATATCTACCTCAGTTGTGCCGAaggcactgtgtatattttggttcaatttgaaaAGCATTACTGTGGgtggctgcctcacccagatgttcttcctTCATGCGGTTTCTGTCATGCACTCAGCCATCCTCGTGACAATGGCCTTCGATCGCTACGTTGCCATATGTGACCCTCTGAGATATACCATCATCCTCACCAATGCACGAATAGCTAAGCTAGGACTAGTGGGTTTGATAagagctgttctcttcattctgcCTGGGCCCCTGCTCCTCAGCAGGCAGCCATTCTGTGCCAACCGCATTATTCCCCATATGTACTGTGAGCACATAGCTGTGGCGAAGATGTCATGTGGGGACACGACTGTCAACAGGATGTACGGCTTAGTGATAGTGTCTGTAGTCATCGGGTTAGACCTGACTCTCATTGCCCTGTCCTATGGTCTAATCATCAGGGCTGTCTTCAGAATCTCCTCCAAGAAAGCCCACCAGAAAGCCCTCaacacctgcacagcccacatGTGTGTGATTCTGACCTCTTATACTCCCTCACTCTTTTCTAACCTGACACACCGGTTTGGTCTGGGCATTGCTCCCCATATTCACATCATCTTGGCCAACCTCTTTTTTCTCGTCCCTCCCATGCTCAACCCTATTATTTATggggtcaaaaccaaagagcttcGTGAGAAAGTGGTTAAATACATCTACAGAATATGA
- the LOC128833015 gene encoding olfactory receptor 52P1-like: MASFNLTPSDPSTFILMGIPGLEAAHVLISIPLSMFYIMGLLGNFMVLFIVSKEQALHKPMYLLICMLALTDIGTSTSVMPKALCIFWFNWKGITVGGCLTQMFFLHAISVMHSAVLVTMAFDRYVAICNPLRYTTILTNTRIAKLGLVGMIRAVVFVLPAPLLLSGQPFCANRIIPHTHCDHIAVAKMSCGDITVNRTYCLVILFVIMGLDLTLIALSYGLIIKTVFRISHKEAHQKAFNTCTAHICVMLTSYTPLLFSSLTYEFGQGIAPHVHIILANLYFLIPPMLNPIIYGVKTKELRDKVVKYICRM; the protein is encoded by the coding sequence ATGGCATCTTTCAACCTCACCCCCTCTGACCCTTCAACATTCATCCTAATGGGCATCCCTGGCCTGGAAGCTGCCCATGTCCTGATTTCCATCCCTTTGTCTATGTTCTACATTATGGGCCTGTTGGGAAATTTCATGGTTCTGTTCATTGTAAGCAAAGAGCAGGCCCTCCACAAGCCTATGTATCTGCTGATCTGCATGCTGGCACTCACAGACATTGGCACGTCTACGTCTGTCATGCCAAAAGCcctgtgtatattttggttcaattgGAAAGGCATTACTGTGGgtggctgcctcacccagatgttcttcctTCATGCGATTTCTGTTATGCACTCAGCCGTCCTTGTGACAATGGCCTTCGATCGCTACGTTGCCATATGTAACCCCCTGAGATACACCACCATCCTCACCAACACACGGATAGCTAAGTTAGGGCTAGTGGGTATGATAAGAGCTGTTGTCTTTGTTTTGCCTGCGCCCCTGCTCCTGAGCGGGCAGCCATTCTGTGCGAACCGCATTATCCCCCACACGCACTGTGACCACATAGCTGTGGCAAAGATGTCATGTGGGGACATCACAGTCAACAGGACGTACTGCTTGGTGATATTGTTTGTAATCATGGGGTTAGACCTGACACTCATTGCCCTGTCCTATGGTCTGATCATTAAGACAGTCTTCAGAATCTCCCATAAGGAAGCCCACCAGAAAGCCTTCaacacctgcacagcccacatctgtGTGATGCTGACATCTTATACTCCCTTGCTCTTCTCTAGCCTGACATATGAGTTCGGTCAGGGCATCGCTCCCCATGTTCACATCATCTTGGCCAACCTCTATTTTCTCATCCCCCCCATGCTCAACCCTATCATTTATggggtcaaaaccaaagagcttcGTGACAAAGTGGTCAAATACATCTGCAGAATGTGA